TATACTCAATTGCACCACATGTCACCTTTTAttttcccctctctctctctctctctctctctctcaagtctCAACACTTCCAAACAAAGTCATGCAGCTTTTCCACACTCTGCCTTTCTGAAACTCCCTCTTCAAACCCCTCCTCTTTTCATCTCTCCTCTCAAACCTGAAAGTTGAAACCCCACAAGCCACAGTTATGCAATTTCAGAAGTTCGTGGTGCTAATAGTCTTGGTCTTTCTCCCAATGCTGGTTTCCGGGGACAAGGAAAACACAATGCAACTTGGTTTGCGCAATCAGCACTACTCCTCGTCGTCACCGAATAAGCAAGCAGACAAGGAACAAGAGAATAATAGGCAGCAGCGGCGTTTGAATTCAAAGCACTCGTTTGAGGCCTTCTTTTCAAGCAAGAGGAGAGTTCCTAACGCTTCAGATCCTCTCCATAATCGTTGAGGAATTAATCTGAAGCAACAAACAAATTAACGTTTTGAAGGTACAACTACTCATTTTGTCAACTTCATCAGGCTTCATCGGTAAATGGTTTTTCTTAACAGACGTGGGTTCGGAGTGTGCCCACCTATATTAATCTATTTGGTTGTTTAGTATACCAAATTGTTGTGTAAATTGAACTTGTTAATTATATTAGCACCGGCGGGCCCCTACCCCTTCAGAAAAGAAGCCTGAAGTGAACCTGAAAGTTCCTGTTTCTTTTTTGGATTGTCCATTTCTGTCCCTTCCAGTTCTCTAATTTTAGGTCTTTTTTTAGGATATGCAATGTACCAGTGAGAGATCAGTTGCTATATGTAGTCTGATACTTGTTTTAGTAGCCACGATTTTACCCGCATTGCAATTTTTTGCTACTTATGTGTCTTCAACTTCAACGGCATCTTATTATCTTATTATCCTTGAACTTTCACGACACACGGTTGTATTGTTGTTGTTATATTCATgtcaataaaataaaggagtaaACTATATTTTACAACCTCTAACTTTGAACCACATAATTACAAATTCATACATCGTCCTTTGACGAAATGTCATGCATAAACTTACGAACTAGTTGAGTAAGAATCCTTCATGTATATAAGGTTAGAATGGTGCTATCCACACtcacttgttaatttttatcttttaatcttcttcaattcatttgatttaatgatcaagaatgaaaaaaaagttaataaaaataaaataaaatgtggaTAACAGCAAccataaaaattattatattaataGATGTTACGAGAAATTCACATAAAGATGATAACCTGGTTGCATTAGCTGTATCCTGAATGCTGTTGCCAtttgtcccccccccccccaccccccccaaaaaaaattgaaaattgccTTTTGACCTTTGAAATCTGTACGGATCATCCGATCAAGAACAGAACAAGCACTTTTTAACTGCAAGAATTATAACTTTGAACTTGATTATTACAGTCAAACCATATATATTGATTAACTATCAAGCAAAGCAAAGGAAATAATCTAGCAGTAGTATTGTGCTTTGGAATTTATGGTCCAATTTTTACGTGGAAGATAGCATGATCGGGCGTGGTTTGCAAATAGCCTCCAAGGGCTTCACCCTTGGCATCGTAAGCCCCAAGCCCTCACTCATGTCCACCTCCTCTTCACCGATCCTCTCCCACTCAAACGACTGAACCAAGCTTCCCAGCGCCAACCCAATCAACCGGTTCGCTAGGCCGGCCCCAGGACACCCTCGCCTTCCAGCCCCAAATGGAATCAGCTTATACCCTTCGGATCCCTCACCGCTCCACCCTTCAAACCTTTCCGGCTTAAACTTTTCGGGGTCCTCCCATATCTCAGGGTTCCTGTGGATAGCCCACGCATTGATCATCAGCATTGTGTGACGTGGGACGTCGAATCCCCCTACCACGCAGTCCTCTGAGTTTTCATGAGGCACTAGAATTGGAAATGAAGGGTACAAACGATGCGTTTCGTTGATCACATTTTGTAAGTAGCTCAGGTTTGGCAAGTCTTGCTCTTTCAACACACGATGATCTGGTCCAATCTTGGTGTCTATCTCGGCTCTTAATTTCTCCATTGCATCCGGATGGTTTAGCAAGAGCGCCATTGCCCATTGTAGGGCTGTTGACGTTGTGTCTGTCCCAGCTACCAGCAACACCTACAATTAGTATTTGATTAGTAGACATTGATAATTCAAAGGGAGAGATTCTGTTATATCATCGAGACGATACACACCTGTGGCGTGACTTGGCCACCTATATCGTGATCACGTTTACTCAATGTACAAACGCGTGGTTCCGTGACCATATGACGAAAGATGCATACAAACAGATGTATACACATAATCACTCAAATATTTGATCAATGCATCTACCTATATCAAGTTCATGTGGACAGGGATGGGCATTTTATCCatgatttttattatgaaaaGTATTAGGAAAATTATCCTTTCATTTTCATTAACTCAATAAGGTTACACACTGATGCCTTATATACTAGTTACTCACTAGTATTAGATAGCTAACTAATTACACCTTCATCAACTCATCACTCACTAATTACAAAACAACCATAACAACCTTAACTGTTTACAGTTTTACCCTTATTATCCCCCCTCAAACCGAACTGAGGTAGCCGAAGGGAGAGTTTGTCTCGGAGAAGATGGAATCTGTGCTTGGACAGAGCCTTGGTGCATATATCAGCAACCTGATCTTGAGTACACACAAACAAAACTTGAACTTGATGAGCAAGCACTCTTTCCCGAATGTAGTGATAatcaatctccacatgcttGGTTCGAGCATGGAAGATTGGATTTTTAGCCAATGAAATGGCAGAAATGTTGTCACACCAAATCTGAGGGGAAGAAGGAAGAGCAAGACCAACATCAAGTAGAAGCTTACTTATCCATGTCAGTTCAGCTGCAGTGTTAGCCAAAGATCGATATTCAGCTTCGGTCGATGACCGAGCCACAGTAGGCTGTTTCTTGGCACTCCAGCTTATAAGGGAGTCACCCAAATAGACACAAAACCCCCCAGTAGATCGGCGATCAAGACTGCAACCGGCCCAGTCGGCATCAGAGAAAGCAGTAAGAGTAAGAGGTTTAGGACATTTGGGAAACCATAAGCCAAGAGACAGGGTACCCTTTAGATATCGGAGAATGCGTTTGACGGCCTGAAAATGAGCTTGTCTCGGAcagtgcataaattgacaaaccaaATTAACTGCAAAAGACAGATCTGGCCGTGTCCATGTTAAGTATTGCAAACCACCAACCAAAGATCTATATTCCTCAGGGTTATCAAGCAGAGAAGAGTCATGATCCAATTTAGTTGTACTAAGAGGAGTGACACAAGGTTTGGAGCCTTCCATGTGGGCTTTGGAGAGAAGATCAAGAATATACTTGTGTTGAGAGAGAAGGATACCAGATGAAGACCGCTTGACTTCAATACCAAGGAAGTAAAGAAGAGGACCAAGATCTTTGACAAGAAATAAAGAACTGAGCTGAGAAATAACATCTTGGCAGAGTTGAGCATTTGGTCCAGTAACAATAATATCATCAACGTAGACCAAAATGAAGATCAACGCAGGAGCCTTCTTGACAAATAAAGAATGATCATTTGAGGAACCTGAGAAACCCAGAGACTTCAATGCAGTGGTGAGTTTGTCATACCAGGCCCTGGGGGCTTGCTTGAGCCCATACAAAGATTTATGGAGATGACAAACATGATTTAGCTTGGTAGGGTCTTCAAATTCTGGTGGTTGGATCATGAACACAGATTTTGTCAAGTTACCATGCAAAAAAGCATTGCTGACATCAAGTTGATTGAGAAACCAATCAAACTTTGCAGCCAAAGTGAGAAGTAACCGAATAGTAACAGGCTTAGCAACTGGACTAAATGTCTCAGTATAATCAATACCGTGCTGCTGATGGAAGCCTTTTGCAACAAGCCTAGCTTTGTACCTATCAATAGTACCATCCGGTTTTCGTTTGATTCGGAACACCCATTTCGCACCAACCAAGTTCTGAGTGGGAGATGCAGGAACTAGAGACCAAGTTCCAGTTTGAATGAGAGCATTAAATTCTTCTTGCATTGCTCGACGCCAATGAGGATGTTTAGAGGCTTGAAGATAGGTAGAAGGTGTATAATCGGGAGAGAGATCAGAAGAGATGGGATACTTGGTTGCCATAAGTGCTTTGGGTTTAAAAATACCCGATTTGGATCTGGTTTGCATGGAATGAGTATTGAGAGGGATTGAGGGTGCAGAAAGAGGAGGGTTAGGTAAGGCAGTAGAAGAGGGGACAGGAAGAGATGGGGATGGAGAGGGTGAAGAGGGAGTTGGAGATAAGAGAGGAGACAAAGAGGAAGAAGGTTGAGATAGAGAAGGAAAAGTTAAAGTGGTGGGAATAGGATTGGATGGTTGCAAAGGAGAAGAACTAGAGCTGGAATGTGATGGCGGAGGATGATCCTGTTGAGCAAAAGGAAATGTATCTTCATCAAAAATAACATGCCTTGAAAGATACACTCTGCCAGTGGAAGGATCAAGACATTTATAGCCTTTGTGGTTTAAACTGTACCCCAAAAAAACACATTCCTTGCTCTTGGGATCAAGCTTGGAAGTTGTATAAGGTTTCAACCATGGGAAACATCGGCATCCAAAAATTTTCAGTGAGGTGTAATCTGGAGATCTGTGAAATAGTAGTTCCCAAGGTGAGAAGTTGGTGGTTGTTGGCATCCGATTGATGAGATAGATAGCTGTGGCAAAAGCTTCAACCCAATAAGACTGAGGAACCTTGGATGCTGCTAGGAGAGTTCGAGCAGTTTCAACCAAATGCCGGTGCTTGCGCTCAGCACAACCATTTTGCTCAGGTGTGTGGGGGCAGCTTAACTGATGGGAAATGCCTTGTTCTTGAAGAAATCGGATAAACTTGAGACTCAGAAATTCCCCACCAGAATCAGATCGCAAGATAACAATCTTAGTACTGAGTAAAGTTTCCACCAACACTTTGAATTGCACAAATGTATCAAAGACATCAGATTTAGACTTAAGAGGAAAAAACCAAGTATACTTGGTGTAGTCATCAACAAAAATGAGATAATAGCGATATCCATTAACAGAAAGGAGTGGTGCaggaccccatacatcagtGTGCAAGAGCTCTAGAGGCCTACTGGATGTACAAGAAACAGAAGCAAAAGACAACTTGGAACTCTTGCCTAGAGCACAACTGGAGCACACAGATTTATTTAAAGTACTGGAAACTGAAATACAAGAATGAGTTGCTAGTTTACGAAGAATGTTGAGAGCAGGATGACCTAATCTATGATGCCAAGTCTGCGGGGAAGCTTTAGCAGAAGCAGCAAATGCCTTTTGATTACCAGCAATAGAAGATGCATGAAATGGATAGAAACCAGCTCTCACAGGACCTTTAAAAAGCGTTTTCTCCGAAGAAAGATCCTTCAcaatgaagtgaaaaggatacaaaTGAATAGAACACCAATTATCAAGAATAAACCGATTTGCGGAAATCAAATCTTGCTTAAGATGAGGAACATGCAAGACAGTGTTAAGATCAAAACAATGAGAACCAGTATTAAGTGTAGAAGAACCAGAATTGAGAAtaggcaaacctttgccatcacCAATATACACTTGCTTAGGTCCAGTGTAAGGCTCAGGATTCTGCAAATTGGTGGAGGAATGAGTCATGTGCGAGCTCGCACTAGAATCAAGAAGCCAAGTAGGAGGGGTAGATGCATGATAAGCAGCTGGAGAGTTCTTGTTACCAAAATTGGGATTCATGCGCTGAGGACACTCAACAGCTTCATGATCCAATTGGCGACAAATTTGACAGGAAATCTTTCTGTGAGAATTGTTGTACTGAGAACGAGGACCACGATTGTAACGAGGATTACCCTGAAACCCGCGATTGAATCGTTGATTGCCCTGAAAACCTTGATGATTCCGCTGTGAACCACGATTTGTGTAATTACGAGATTGAGAGAAATTGCCACGATTTGGAGTACCATAGGATTGGGAAGAAGAGCCGTTCTGAGTAAAGAATGCTTGCGGACCAAAATCACCAAGAGGTGTGGGAAGAAGACCAGCAGAAGCATTAAAAGCTTGAACGGGAGTAGAAGGTGAGGTTTTCTTGCGAGCAGTCAGTTGAAGCTCCTTACTCAAAAGCAGCCCATGAAGTTCATCAATAGTGGTTGAACCCAGGCGAAATTGGATTGCATCAATGAAAGACTCATACTCAGAGGGCAAACCatgtaaaatgacaaaaatcaaCTCAGAATCTTCGATTGGAGCGCCTGCATTGGCAAGAGCATCtgcgatttcttcaatttgttgaagataGAGCGCAGCCGTAGAATCACCCTTCGTGATGCTACGAAGACGAGAACGAAGCTCATGAATGTGCGATTGCGAAGCCGTTGCAAGTCGCGATTCCAATTTGGACCAGAGCTCACGGGCCGAATTAACTCCAACAGTGTACGGAATTAGGGCATCCGAGAGAGTAGAATTGATCCAAATCAAGATATTCTGATCATTCTCAAACCAAGTAACATACTGAGGATTGAGAGTAGAAGTTTGAGTACCCGAGGAGTCAAGAAGGAATTTCGGCGGAGCAGACATCGTGCCGTCAATGATTCCGGTGAGATTGTACCGGCGAAGGATGGGAGCGAACAGAGCACTCCAGGTGAGATAGTTCGTCGATGTGAGCTTGATCGGCACCATAGATCCAATATTTTGGATCGTAATCGACGATGTCGtcgaggagagagaagaattaGGACAAGAAGCAGATCCAGAAGAAGGAGATCCAGCCATGGTGATTACTAGGGTTGGAAGAATCGAAGATTAAGAAGCGGgagatttctagggtttgaagATTCGAAGAGGAAGAAGCGGGAAGCAGAAGGAGAGGATCGGCTGTCGTAGGAGTTAGGCGAGTGATACCATATTAGGAAAATTATCCTTTCATTTTCATTAACTCAATAAGGTTACACACTGATGCCTTATATACTAGTTACTCACTAGTATTAGATAGCTAACTAATTACACCTTCATCAACTCATCACTCACTAATTACAAAACAACCATAACAACCTTAACTGTTTACAGTTTTACCCTTATTAAAAAGTTCATATTTAATATCGACTACGActttgatatcaaattaggaAGAACCATGGTATGTTTAGCCTAAATTTTCACTTAACTAGAACATTGCTGCATACAAAAAGAGTTGCAGGATTATGTGTAATTTACCAAAATGATTCCCTTGACGATTTCGTCGGTGTATAATTGAGGCTCTGTTTGTTGTAGCGCCAAAAAGTTGTCGATCATCAATTTCTTCACCTCTTGGCCGTTCGATTCAAAACCCGCCGCCAAAATCCCACGGCGCTCCTCAATCAAACTCTGCAAGAAGCCGTCCATCGTTTTCATTAGCCTCACCATCTTCTTCTCCAACCCCGTCGCATCCGTCCACTGCAAAACCGGAAAAAAATCTCCCAAATTAGTCGCCGCCGATAAGTGCACCGCCTCCCTCATCACCTCCCGGAAATTCTTTGCCTCCTCGTCCTCTGCCACGTCTTCGCCAAAGTACCGCTTCCCCACCACCGTCATCGTCATCACGTTGAACGCAAGCTCCGTGAATTTGGACTTGAGCTCGACCTTTGACCTTTTCATGATCTGGGTCAGTAACAGACGGACTTCCCCTTGCCGGACGCTGGAAAACGCGGCGAGGCGGGAGGAGGAAAAAATCTCGAGAGTCATGATGCGGCGGAGGTTACGCCAGTGGTCGCCGTAGGGAGCCGCCGCGACGGTTGTGAAGTTGTAGTGGAAGTGTTTTCCGGCGAGCAGGCTTGGGCGGTTGGCAAAGGCGACGTCGTGCTTGGTGTAGCATTCTTCGGCGGCAGAAGGGGAGGAAACCAGGAGGACTGCGCGGGAACCCCATTGGAGGAGGATGATTTTACCCAAGTTTGAAGAAAGGGATTGGAGGGTTCGGTGGACTGGATGTTTGAGGAGGTGGAGGTGGCCGATGATTGGAATAGATGGCGGGGAAGGGGGTGGATttgtaaatttgggttttggtttaattttggtgAGCAGAAATGTGAGGAAGATGGCGATGAGAGCTGAAGTAGTATACCAGAAGAAGGGCGACTGTTCTTCCAtcttttgattgattgatttttttggtcaaatgttGAGTTTTGATTCATTTTCAGTGTTTTTGgtcattttctttagttttaatttgagttttactgCATAATTTTTAAAGATTTTGGCACTTTGTAAGGGAGACAGATTGACTGACCtcttggttgagtgtccttctAATCTTCTTTTATTTGTGTAGTTAAGGTGAAGTCactttaatattttatattattattattttttatcttattatttttattaaaaattaatataaaatattgacatgatTTAATCATGATCGTACAAAATAGAAAAGGATGAAAAGAACATCCAAACAGAAAGACAGACAATCGGcataaaaaccaaagaaaaataatgtaaaGAAATCAAAATTATTTGAGTGCAAGATAAGGGATAAAGTTGAGGAGCTAGAGATAAGACAAATGGCAGACACTTGTTCTTGAATAGAGCCGCTATGgaacattttttatttaaatttcaaCATTGTTTAGAAGCAAAAGCATTACTTATGAAGAAAAGTACTTTTTAAAGAAGCAATCCCAACAAGCCCATACTTTCTAGAGATGTAATCCCGAGCAAGACCGTAGACATTTACCTTAGGCAAGTCTTTGTTAATGGATACATTGTataggacttggattgtctgccctccaatttCTGTGCCCTTCTCGTGCCCTCTTGTTtttgtgatcacggttaagccacgtccacattttatattactatttctttttgttttattatttttataaaaaaataatataaaatattaacgtgacttaactgtgatcacacaaaacaagagggcACGGAGAGGGCAcctaaatgggagggcagacaatccaagtcccatTGTATAGCCATCATCCTTGAACTTATAGTTCCAGACTTCGAGTTGCATTTTtctctcagttttttttttttttttttctggttgtCTTTCAgcttaaataatatataaattatgcaCTCCTCAAACTGGAAATGAAGCAAAGGAGAATCAAGAaacgaaaataaacaaatgtGTATGACATTCTTCGGCGATGGAAAGCGAAGAGACCAGGACTCTACTGGAAACCCACCGGAGAAATAGAAGTTTGCCGTGTTTGGAAGAAAGAGATTGGAGGGTGCGGTGGATTGGTTCCCGGAGAAGATGGAGGTGGCCAataatgtataattttggagtactgaacgtagttttgatcacttggttagtgataatagcggcatgttgccgaataattttggagtactgaacgtacttttgatcacttggttggcatgttgccgaataattttggattattgggcgtacttttgatcacctgattaGTGATATTAGCGGCAGAGTGTCGAATAAATTTGGAGCCATAAGGCCTGattcttttgggcatatggacCTTGGCCCTCCACAtgacattccagcccattattttgggcttcccgtttttttttttttttttttttttttttgtttttgtttaccctctgatggggttatacagatgtctccgaaagataagataaataaattatatcattcaaaaaataaatccgaccctctgctcaatgggtcacgcggCCTATAATTCTCTTTTCTGCATGACATTACCatcgcaattatgtctgcttctttttatcttcttttgctttctgctttgcttttgcttttgtttctgtttcttcttttctcttttcttttctgctctgcttttgcttttgtttcccactCCATTTCCTACAACTTTCAAAACTGTAGGGGTTGGATTATTTCTGCTTGCTGGGATGAAATATTAGGGAAGCATGATAGGAAAGCCACAAAGTTGCACTACTGTCGCTAGCCAATTGccttttacttttccttttctatttTCCAACGCCTGCagacttgcttttgctttttcttttcattttctacttttgcttttgtttcctttttttttgctGCATGGTCACTGGGTTGAGATTCCGAGTTCGAGGGATCCGAGTCGGGAGCAAACGTTCTTTTGAGCTTTCACCTGCAAAGTCTTCGATCACCGGAGTCCTCATTCTTAAGCAGAAGGTGGAAAGAATGGGAACAGAGTCAGGGAAAACATCAGTGATGTGGGGGATGTTGAACCGCTTCTCGAAATCCCTCTGGAACTTGGATTTCCAGTCAGGATCGCTGAAATCAATCTGCTATCAGCTCTGCCTCTTGCTCTGGGTGAAGATGCAGCTGAATGCGATCACTCTCGTTCGCCTAAGAGAAGGCGAAGCCTAGAAGCGAAGAGACCAGTGGGCTCGAAAGAGGCCTCGTGGAGGAGGTCTCGCTTGATGTTCCTCGTGTGCTCGGCTAGGGCTTCCTGCTCCTCCTTGAGAGTTGTCGTGTCCTCCTGAAGATCGTGGAGGGGTACTTCTGGCCCAGCGATCTGATGCTCAGTAGCAGAATTTCAGTCATTGCGAATAACTGGATAAAGCTGTCATTGTGCTTCACAGCATTTGCTATGAACCCCAACGATTTCTTTGAGTTCTGGACACCCGCGGAGGAGCTTGGCGATGTTGATGATGCCATGACGACAGAAACTCTGTTACACATAGCGCAACGGTAGCGCGAGTGTGACGAACTGATAGAAAGTGAAGACAGAGACAGTGAACGGAGAATCGAAGACTCTAAATCCCGCCCAAAATTATTGGTTTCGGCGTTGAGGGTTTTAAGACTCTGAACCGGCAGCAATGGAGAAAAACAGTAGTGAGAAGAATCGGATGTATAAGTTATAACCCCGCTAGGTTGCTCAATTTTATAAAATGTGACGCATCAGAACAAGGTCTGTGGAACAAACAGTTGGATTGAAAGGAGAGGGTGGAATGAACGGCCGGCCCGGCTTACTCCATCTATCCCTCACCAAGTTCGTTGCCAATCCCCAAGTTTTCAATCCGTCCGAAGAGAACCGTGTCGCTTGAATTGCCCAAGTCGCCAGGGGGACTACAGATTCCCAAATGATATTAGTAAATAAAGTCGATGGGGGActacagattcacggtggagatgaaaaattgagagagaaccgacatagtttttcgtgtcgattttcatagacggcgccaaatgttaatgcacaaaaccggaggtcttggaacaacgtaaatccgaccatgaatatgcaagaaagtaaataacacaaaatgtatcgtggttcaccctaatgtttaggctacgtccacactgatattgtatttctctgtttgtgagaggatgagAAGGTGAGAGAGCTATTTCCCATGACCTAAGAATTTGCCtctcttaatgaggagagtgaggagtccttttatagaataagggctcctcacttattatatatttgccctttcatttattacataattacatttgagtcccccgagtatttatacgagatctaaatacggagaccctaagtatggtacaaacaagttacatgtatttaatacaatcataATCTTgatgagtaatgctattcataccatatttttataccatatttatatATCATCTTAGGTGATATCTGATGtagacagccacatcatttgataaatttgcaaaacctaaggaaatgaaggagaaagactcctcgtatatcacgatcatcatttaattaactattttttcttaattattagtttattaaataataaactaaatttaaaaatctgattaattcaaatgatgtgattgTCCACATTAAATGCCACCTAAGgtgatatgaaaatgtggtacaaaaatatggtataaatagc
Above is a window of Malus sylvestris chromosome 15, drMalSylv7.2, whole genome shotgun sequence DNA encoding:
- the LOC126601195 gene encoding cytochrome P450 81Q32-like translates to MEEQSPFFWYTTSALIAIFLTFLLTKIKPKPKFTNPPPSPPSIPIIGHLHLLKHPVHRTLQSLSSNLGKIILLQWGSRAVLLVSSPSAAEECYTKHDVAFANRPSLLAGKHFHYNFTTVAAAPYGDHWRNLRRIMTLEIFSSSRLAAFSSVRQGEVRLLLTQIMKRSKVELKSKFTELAFNVMTMTVVGKRYFGEDVAEDEEAKNFREVMREAVHLSAATNLGDFFPVLQWTDATGLEKKMVRLMKTMDGFLQSLIEERRGILAAGFESNGQEVKKLMIDNFLALQQTEPQLYTDEIVKGIILVLLVAGTDTTSTALQWAMALLLNHPDAMEKLRAEIDTKIGPDHRVLKEQDLPNLSYLQNVINETHRLYPSFPILVPHENSEDCVVGGFDVPRHTMLMINAWAIHRNPEIWEDPEKFKPERFEGWSGEGSEGYKLIPFGAGRRGCPGAGLANRLIGLALGSLVQSFEWERIGEEEVDMSEGLGLTMPRVKPLEAICKPRPIMLSST